Genomic window (Nitrospiria bacterium):
GAGACTTTATATGCCTGACGCGACGAGAAGTCAACAACCAAAACTCCTCGATGAAGTCCGAAAGGTGCTCCGTCTACACCACTACTCCATTCACACCGAGCGATCCTATGTGGATTGGATTCTACGGTTCGTCCGTTTCCACCGCATGCGGTCGCGTGAGGACCTCCTCCCCGCCGAACCGAAAATCGAGTCGTTCCTGACCGACTTGGCCGTGCACGGAAACGTCGCCCCCGCGACCCAGAACCAGGCGATGAACGCCCTGGTGTTCCTCTACAAGCGCGTCCTCAACCATGCTTTGCCGGGCAGCATCAATGCCGTCCGTGCAGACAAGAAGATCAACGTCCCCGTTGTCATGACACGCGAAGAAGTCGCCGCCGTGATCTCGCTCATGGACGGAACCGCTCAAGTGGTCGCCAAGCTCCTCTACGGGAGCGGGCTGCGCATCATGGAAGCGGTCCGGCTCAGGGTCAAGGACATCGACTATCAGATGAAGCAACTGACCGTCCGTTCGGGCAAGGGGGACAAAGACCGGTTCACCACCTTTCCCGTCACCCTTACGCCTTTGCTCCAGAACCATCTCGCCGGGGTCAAGACGTTGCATCAGCAGGATGCGGCTCAGGGGCATGGCGAGGTGTACCTCCCTCATGCTCTGGCTCGGAAACACCCCAGTGCCGCCAAGGAATGGGGCTGGCAGTATGTCTTTCCTGCCCGGAATCTCTCCGTTGACCCACGTTCCGACATCACCCGTCGCCATCACGTTGACCCCAGCGTCATCAACAAGGCCATCAAGGGAGCGGTTCGTCGTGCCGGTCTGACGAAGCAAATCAGCGCACATGCCTTTCGTCATTCCTTCGCCACCCACCTGCTTCAACGCGGAACCGACATCCGTACCATTCAGCAACTGCTCGGGCACAACGATGTTTCCACCACCATGATCTACACCCACATCCTTCAGCAGGGTGGCCAGGGCGTTCCGAGTCCCTTGGACGATCTCGGCGTTTGATCTTTATCCTTTCCTACCCGTCTCACCATTTTATTTAGGGACCGGGGTCGGATCAAGCTAAGTTGTTGAAAGATAATCATTTCCTTTCCAATTAAAGGTATTTTCGACCCTTAGAAGGCTCTTTTTAGCCGGTAAATGCCCTGAATAAGAAGGGTTCACCTCCCGTAGTTCAAAATGATCCTTCTCCATAATTAAATACCTGAAGGCCAAAGCGTTTTTTTGCTTCAAACAACCAGTCCATCCAACAGTCCCGGTCCTTTGAAAATTTCAGTAGAAACTCTATATTGGTGACATCGGTGGGTGATATACCATACCGTATGGGGAACGTAATGCCGAT
Coding sequences:
- a CDS encoding integron integrase, producing MPDATRSQQPKLLDEVRKVLRLHHYSIHTERSYVDWILRFVRFHRMRSREDLLPAEPKIESFLTDLAVHGNVAPATQNQAMNALVFLYKRVLNHALPGSINAVRADKKINVPVVMTREEVAAVISLMDGTAQVVAKLLYGSGLRIMEAVRLRVKDIDYQMKQLTVRSGKGDKDRFTTFPVTLTPLLQNHLAGVKTLHQQDAAQGHGEVYLPHALARKHPSAAKEWGWQYVFPARNLSVDPRSDITRRHHVDPSVINKAIKGAVRRAGLTKQISAHAFRHSFATHLLQRGTDIRTIQQLLGHNDVSTTMIYTHILQQGGQGVPSPLDDLGV